Proteins encoded together in one Caldicellulosiruptor saccharolyticus DSM 8903 window:
- a CDS encoding MBL fold metallo-hydrolase RNA specificity domain-containing protein: MKVTFLGAAQTVTGSCYYFECEGKKFLIDCGMFQGGHAEDELNFEVFPFNPSEIDFMILSHAHIDHSGRIPKLYKDGFRGIIYTTDATVDLCSIMLPDSAHIQESDVEWKNKKRKREGREELKPLYTIDDAYACLDLFSGVKYEEVIEIDSNLRFVLKDAGHMLGSAIVELYITENEKEYKLVFSGDLGNRNVPILKDPSTIDGCDYLFIESTYGDRLHEDVENKSKRLIRIICDTISNGGKVIIPSFAVGRTQEILYEIAKVLTTGSDEAKLIQSVEIFVDSPLATSASGVYKKHIDYFDEEAAEFIKKGIYPLEPKNLKFVRTADESKMLNDYEGSCIIISSSGMCEAGRIKHHLKHNLWKKNNTILFVGYQAPNTLGRKLLDGQKKVKIFGEEIEVKAKIEYIEAYSGHADKNGLIKWIDSMKNKPQQVFIVHGEKESQVEFAQELKRNFDFDVHIPARGEFYVIGPEQIVTKDRLFSESPSFVNLSILAQIEDIEDDLNRLKEHIKSASVSPERLNAINSNLEELRYLISLALNDY; encoded by the coding sequence TTGAAAGTAACCTTTTTAGGTGCTGCTCAAACTGTGACAGGTTCGTGTTACTATTTTGAATGTGAAGGTAAAAAATTTTTGATTGACTGTGGTATGTTTCAAGGTGGGCATGCAGAGGACGAGCTAAATTTTGAGGTATTCCCGTTCAATCCATCAGAGATTGACTTTATGATTTTATCCCATGCTCACATTGACCACAGTGGAAGAATTCCTAAACTTTATAAAGATGGGTTTAGAGGAATAATCTACACAACTGATGCAACTGTTGATTTGTGTTCCATTATGCTTCCAGACAGTGCGCATATTCAAGAAAGTGATGTGGAATGGAAGAATAAAAAAAGAAAGAGAGAAGGCAGAGAAGAGCTAAAGCCCCTTTATACCATTGACGATGCCTATGCGTGTTTAGACCTTTTCAGCGGTGTGAAGTATGAAGAGGTAATTGAAATAGATAGTAATCTTCGGTTTGTATTGAAAGATGCAGGTCATATGCTTGGCTCAGCAATAGTTGAGCTTTATATAACTGAAAATGAAAAAGAGTACAAGTTAGTGTTTTCTGGCGATTTAGGGAATAGAAACGTTCCCATTTTAAAAGACCCATCAACAATAGATGGCTGTGATTATCTTTTTATTGAAAGCACCTACGGTGATCGACTGCATGAAGATGTGGAAAATAAGTCTAAAAGGCTAATAAGAATAATTTGTGATACCATTTCAAATGGTGGTAAGGTCATAATTCCTTCGTTTGCAGTGGGAAGAACTCAAGAGATTTTATATGAAATAGCAAAGGTGCTTACTACAGGTTCTGATGAGGCAAAACTTATTCAAAGTGTTGAGATTTTTGTTGACAGTCCATTGGCTACCTCAGCAAGTGGTGTGTACAAAAAACACATAGACTACTTTGATGAAGAGGCTGCAGAGTTTATAAAAAAGGGAATTTATCCACTTGAACCTAAGAATTTGAAATTTGTCCGTACAGCTGACGAGTCAAAGATGCTAAATGACTATGAAGGAAGCTGTATAATAATCTCATCAAGTGGAATGTGCGAAGCTGGGCGAATAAAACATCATTTAAAACACAACCTTTGGAAGAAGAACAACACTATCTTATTTGTGGGGTATCAAGCCCCAAACACCCTTGGAAGAAAACTTTTAGATGGTCAGAAAAAGGTCAAGATCTTTGGTGAAGAAATTGAAGTAAAAGCAAAGATAGAGTATATCGAAGCATATTCAGGACATGCTGACAAAAACGGACTTATCAAGTGGATTGATAGTATGAAAAACAAGCCCCAACAAGTCTTTATTGTGCATGGTGAGAAAGAGTCACAAGTTGAATTTGCCCAGGAGCTTAAAAGAAACTTTGATTTTGATGTTCATATCCCTGCACGTGGCGAATTTTACGTAATAGGTCCGGAGCAGATTGTGACAAAAGACAGACTATTTTCAGAGTCGCCTTCATTTGTCAATCTCTCTATTTTGGCTCAGATTGAGGATATTGAAGATGACTTAAATAGACTAAAAGAACACATAAAAAGTGCTTCTGTTTCACCAGAGAGGTTAAATGCTATAAACAGTAATCTTGAAGAGCTTCGATACCTTATTAGCTTAGCACTCAATGATTATTGA
- the pheT gene encoding phenylalanine--tRNA ligase subunit beta yields MKVSLEWLKSLVEIDCSVDELVEKLTMSGTKVEGYEKRLDSVKNVVVGKILDVFLHPENPNLFVCKVDVRECVLTIITAAKNIYKGAFVPVAKPGASLANGKVIDKLEFKGVVSEGMLCSLDELGLTSAEFPYADEDGIFIIEGIDDNKLGVDIKEALKIDDIIIDFEITSNRPDCLSVVGLAREIAAVLKKKLKFPNLSYIEVDDKIENYLDKIEIQDGNICRRYIGKVIKNVNIGPSPEWLRKRLIACGVRPINNIVDVTNYVMLEIGQPLHAFDLRKIHGRNIFVRLANDDEEIITLDGVKRTLRPVDIVIADEDRAIAVAGVMGGLETEVDENTKTVLLESATFNPAMVRRTSRYLGLRTEASNRFEKGLSPYFAEVAIQRACALIEEIGAGEVVKGTIDTYLVPQQQVTVKADFSYIEKLLGVSVPHDNVIEILERLEILYDSQKNVFIVPPFRVDIIDMADISEEVIRIYGYDKIPSRVYMGNAISSGLTQKQKMVNDIKSFLANNGYYEIYSYSFESPKVYEILKGYSLDDAVKILNPLGEDFSIMRMQLLSSILKAINLNLSRNIKDIKIFELAPVFKKSNDKLPDEKLVLALGNIGQDFYFVKGTLENLFDLLMIEDVEFSSDHTNLNLHPTRSAKITSKDKIIGYIGEVHPDVLSGFDIQGRAIYAEVYIDKLLELEKKKKKYVPLPRYPAIERDYAFLVPDEIESRVIEDVFKKYASEILEEFYLFDVYKGQQIKEGFKSYAYKAVFRSKEKTLSDGDILPLQEKILGELKNYNIGLRE; encoded by the coding sequence TTGAAGGTATCTCTTGAGTGGCTAAAAAGCCTTGTTGAGATAGACTGTTCTGTTGATGAACTTGTTGAGAAGCTCACAATGAGTGGAACAAAAGTTGAAGGGTATGAGAAAAGACTTGATTCTGTCAAAAATGTAGTTGTTGGCAAGATATTGGATGTATTTTTGCATCCAGAGAATCCTAATTTGTTTGTTTGCAAGGTTGATGTAAGGGAATGTGTATTGACAATAATCACCGCTGCTAAAAATATTTATAAAGGTGCTTTTGTGCCTGTCGCAAAACCTGGTGCAAGTCTGGCAAACGGCAAGGTGATTGACAAGTTAGAATTCAAAGGTGTTGTATCAGAAGGCATGCTTTGTTCCTTAGATGAGCTTGGACTGACAAGTGCTGAGTTTCCTTATGCTGATGAGGATGGAATTTTCATTATTGAAGGTATAGATGATAACAAACTTGGAGTTGATATAAAAGAGGCTTTAAAGATAGACGATATAATTATAGACTTTGAGATAACATCTAATAGGCCAGACTGTTTGAGTGTTGTTGGTTTAGCAAGAGAGATTGCAGCTGTTTTGAAGAAAAAATTAAAATTTCCGAACTTAAGCTATATAGAAGTTGATGACAAAATAGAGAATTATCTTGATAAAATTGAGATTCAAGATGGGAATATTTGTAGAAGGTATATTGGCAAGGTGATAAAAAATGTAAATATTGGACCATCACCTGAATGGCTTAGAAAAAGACTTATAGCCTGTGGTGTTCGTCCAATAAATAATATTGTAGATGTTACAAACTACGTAATGCTTGAAATAGGTCAGCCTCTTCATGCATTTGATTTGAGAAAAATTCATGGCAGAAATATCTTTGTGAGACTTGCAAATGATGATGAAGAGATTATTACTCTTGATGGTGTAAAAAGAACTTTGAGGCCCGTGGATATAGTAATTGCGGATGAAGATAGGGCAATTGCAGTAGCTGGTGTGATGGGTGGCTTGGAAACAGAGGTTGACGAAAATACTAAAACGGTGCTGCTTGAGTCGGCTACATTCAACCCTGCAATGGTGCGAAGAACTTCAAGGTATTTAGGTCTTAGAACAGAAGCATCAAACAGGTTTGAAAAAGGTCTTAGCCCTTACTTTGCGGAGGTTGCAATACAACGAGCATGTGCACTTATTGAAGAAATAGGAGCTGGTGAGGTTGTAAAAGGCACAATAGACACTTATTTAGTTCCTCAGCAGCAGGTCACAGTCAAAGCCGATTTTTCGTATATAGAAAAGTTGCTTGGAGTAAGTGTACCACATGATAATGTAATTGAAATCTTAGAAAGGCTTGAAATTTTGTATGACAGCCAAAAAAATGTTTTTATTGTTCCACCATTTAGGGTTGATATTATTGATATGGCAGATATATCTGAAGAAGTAATAAGAATCTACGGTTATGACAAAATACCCTCAAGAGTTTATATGGGAAATGCAATCTCCTCAGGACTTACTCAAAAACAAAAGATGGTAAATGACATCAAAAGTTTCCTTGCAAATAATGGTTACTATGAGATTTATTCGTATTCTTTTGAATCACCGAAAGTTTATGAGATTTTAAAAGGGTACAGTTTAGATGATGCTGTTAAAATTTTAAATCCGCTTGGAGAAGATTTTTCGATTATGAGAATGCAACTTTTAAGTTCAATCCTCAAAGCAATCAATCTTAATCTTTCACGAAATATCAAAGATATTAAGATATTTGAACTTGCGCCTGTGTTCAAAAAATCAAACGATAAGTTGCCAGATGAAAAGCTTGTATTGGCATTAGGAAATATTGGGCAGGACTTCTACTTTGTAAAAGGAACTTTGGAAAACCTTTTTGATTTGCTAATGATTGAAGATGTAGAATTTTCTTCTGACCATACTAATTTAAATCTGCATCCAACGAGGTCTGCGAAAATTACATCAAAAGATAAAATAATAGGGTATATTGGTGAGGTCCATCCAGATGTTTTAAGTGGTTTTGACATTCAAGGAAGGGCAATATATGCTGAAGTTTACATTGATAAGCTTTTAGAGCTTGAAAAAAAGAAAAAGAAATATGTACCACTCCCCAGATATCCAGCTATTGAAAGAGATTATGCATTTTTGGTACCTGACGAGATTGAAAGCAGAGTAATTGAAGATGTATTTAAAAAATATGCGTCAGAGATTTTAGAAGAGTTTTATTTATTTGATGTTTACAAGGGACAGCAGATAAAAGAAGGATTTAAAAGCTATGCATACAAAGCAGTTTTCAGATCAAAAGAAAAGACATTGTCAGACGGCGACATCTTGCCATTACAAGAAAAGATATTAGGCGAGCTAAAAAATTACAATATTGGTCTTAGGGAGTAG
- the mtaB gene encoding tRNA (N(6)-L-threonylcarbamoyladenosine(37)-C(2))-methylthiotransferase MtaB yields MKIAFYTLGCKVNQYETQAIAETFERLGYEIVDFDQEADIYVINTCTVTNVSDRKSRQAIKRAKKTSPDSIVVVMGCYPQVYPQEVQKIEGVDIIVGTRDREKIVEYVTEYLKQKKKILAVNNEYKRDTFEELKISSFNERTRAFIKIEEGCEQFCSYCIIPYARGSVVSRSLSSILDEVQRLASNGYKEFVITGINISAYGKDLDYKVTLVDVIEEISKIEKVRRIRLSSLEPIVMKEDFIKRLVKIEKLCHHLHLSLQSGSDKILKLMNRHYTTDEYRQIVEMVRGYWNDVAFTTDIIVGFPGESDEDFERTVEFVKEIGFSRIHVFRFSPKKGTNAYNMPYQVNSAEKEKRSEILKSVARKLSFGFHKKFEGKIVDVLIEENSSLEGYFEGYSGNYIRTLVPKTESIRVGEIYKVKVKEAFEQYVIGDIIF; encoded by the coding sequence TTGAAAATTGCTTTTTATACACTTGGGTGCAAGGTAAATCAGTACGAAACACAGGCTATTGCTGAAACCTTTGAAAGATTGGGTTATGAGATAGTAGACTTTGACCAAGAAGCAGATATATACGTTATAAACACATGCACAGTTACAAATGTAAGTGACAGAAAGTCAAGACAGGCAATAAAACGAGCTAAAAAGACATCACCAGATAGTATAGTTGTTGTAATGGGGTGCTATCCGCAGGTTTACCCGCAAGAGGTTCAAAAGATTGAGGGAGTTGATATAATTGTTGGTACAAGGGATAGAGAAAAGATTGTAGAGTATGTAACCGAATATTTAAAACAGAAAAAGAAGATTTTAGCTGTTAATAATGAATATAAAAGGGATACTTTTGAAGAGTTAAAAATTTCAAGCTTTAATGAGAGGACGAGGGCTTTTATAAAAATAGAAGAAGGTTGCGAACAGTTTTGTTCTTACTGTATAATTCCATATGCAAGAGGTTCTGTTGTGAGCAGAAGCTTAAGTTCCATTTTAGACGAGGTACAAAGACTTGCTTCAAATGGGTACAAAGAGTTTGTAATTACAGGTATTAATATCTCAGCATATGGCAAAGATTTGGATTATAAGGTTACACTTGTTGATGTAATAGAAGAAATTAGCAAGATTGAAAAGGTAAGACGAATTAGGTTGAGTTCTCTTGAGCCAATTGTTATGAAAGAAGATTTTATAAAAAGATTAGTAAAGATAGAGAAGTTATGTCATCACTTGCATCTGTCACTTCAAAGTGGAAGTGACAAGATTTTGAAACTTATGAATAGGCACTATACAACTGATGAGTACAGACAAATTGTAGAGATGGTAAGAGGTTATTGGAATGATGTTGCTTTTACAACAGATATTATCGTGGGTTTTCCAGGGGAGAGTGATGAGGATTTTGAAAGGACTGTAGAGTTTGTAAAGGAGATAGGATTTTCAAGAATTCATGTTTTTAGGTTTTCACCCAAAAAAGGTACAAATGCATATAATATGCCATATCAAGTAAATAGTGCAGAGAAAGAAAAGAGAAGCGAGATTTTAAAAAGTGTAGCAAGAAAACTTTCATTTGGTTTTCACAAAAAGTTTGAAGGGAAAATAGTGGATGTTTTAATAGAAGAAAACTCAAGCTTAGAAGGATATTTTGAAGGGTACTCGGGAAATTACATTCGTACACTTGTTCCAAAAACAGAGTCAATTAGAGTTGGTGAAATTTACAAGGTCAAGGTGAAGGAAGCTTTTGAGCAGTATGTTATTGGTGATATAATATTTTAA
- a CDS encoding HPr family phosphocarrier protein has product MKTVTVRLNTIDSVKNFVNIVSKYPFDIDLTSGRYVVDAKSIMGIFSLDLSKPIKVEIHSDNCEDLLKELEPFIEK; this is encoded by the coding sequence ATGAAAACAGTAACAGTAAGACTAAACACAATTGATTCAGTTAAGAATTTTGTCAACATTGTTAGTAAGTATCCATTTGACATTGACCTAACATCTGGCAGGTACGTAGTTGATGCAAAGTCAATCATGGGCATATTCAGCCTTGATCTCAGCAAGCCTATTAAGGTAGAGATTCATTCAGACAATTGCGAAGACCTATTAAAAGAGCTTGAGCCGTTTATAGAAAAGTAA
- the aroC gene encoding chorismate synthase, which translates to MRFLDAGETHGRCLVGIIEGFPANVKINIDNINRLLELRQRGYGRGKRMEIEKDKATILSGVRNSYTTGAPITIMIENRDYVNWQKYMDPILCDTMTKKVTVPRPGHADLPGCLKYGFDDARPVLERASARETAMRVAIGALCEELLNVFGIKLYNHVVEIGGVRIKKEYSTDDVNLFEEAENSDLFCIDKEAENDMKQVIDSAKEAGDSVGGVAEVICKNVPFGLGSHVHWDRKLDGLLAQAVMSIQSVKGVEIGMGFEVSRRFGSEVHDEIFYDDQKGFYRKTNNAGGIEGGISNGMDIVIRAAFKPIPTLYKPLRSVDLQGLKEKEAAVERSDTCAVPAGSVVMRAAVAYVLANSLIDRLSGDSLDIMIDNYKRLYQK; encoded by the coding sequence ATGAGATTCTTGGACGCAGGTGAAACACACGGCAGATGCTTAGTAGGAATTATTGAAGGATTTCCAGCAAATGTAAAGATCAATATTGATAATATCAATAGACTTTTAGAACTTCGCCAAAGAGGTTATGGTAGAGGCAAGAGAATGGAAATAGAAAAAGACAAAGCTACAATTCTGTCAGGTGTGAGAAACTCATATACAACAGGAGCGCCTATTACAATAATGATTGAGAACAGAGATTATGTAAATTGGCAAAAATATATGGATCCAATTTTATGCGACACTATGACTAAAAAGGTTACTGTACCACGTCCTGGGCATGCTGATTTGCCTGGCTGTCTTAAATATGGATTTGACGATGCAAGACCTGTGCTGGAGAGGGCAAGTGCGCGTGAGACTGCTATGCGTGTTGCAATAGGGGCTTTATGTGAAGAGCTTTTGAATGTTTTTGGTATAAAACTCTACAATCACGTTGTTGAAATAGGCGGGGTCAGAATCAAAAAAGAGTATAGTACTGACGATGTAAATTTATTCGAGGAGGCGGAAAACTCTGACCTTTTTTGTATTGACAAAGAAGCTGAAAATGATATGAAGCAGGTAATAGATAGCGCAAAAGAAGCGGGAGATAGTGTTGGTGGTGTTGCTGAGGTAATTTGTAAAAATGTACCTTTTGGTCTTGGAAGTCATGTACACTGGGATAGGAAACTTGACGGACTGCTTGCTCAGGCTGTTATGAGCATCCAGTCTGTTAAAGGCGTTGAAATTGGAATGGGATTTGAAGTATCAAGAAGGTTTGGTAGTGAAGTGCATGATGAGATTTTTTACGATGATCAAAAAGGCTTTTATAGAAAGACAAACAATGCAGGTGGTATTGAAGGTGGAATTTCCAATGGTATGGATATTGTAATAAGGGCTGCTTTCAAGCCAATTCCGACATTGTACAAGCCACTCAGAAGTGTAGATTTACAAGGTTTAAAGGAAAAAGAAGCAGCAGTTGAAAGATCAGATACTTGCGCTGTACCAGCAGGAAGTGTTGTAATGAGGGCTGCTGTAGCTTATGTATTAGCAAATAGCTTGATTGACCGCCTGTCAGGTGATTCTTTAGATATCATGATAGATAATTACAAAAGATTGTACCAGAAGTAA
- the pheS gene encoding phenylalanine--tRNA ligase subunit alpha, translating to MNIDISNLKVQCMGEIANVKNLKELEEFQIKYLGKKGIVKNMLKELSTLPSDKRAQAGRQLNELRDFIESQINELRKKFEEEEKQKRIQKERIDVTIPGKRVEVGAIHILSQVQKEISEIFLSMGYEIAEGPEVELDYYNFEALNIPADHPARDTQDTFYISDDVLLRTHTSPVQIRVMKSKKPPIKIISPGRVYRSDEVDATHSPIFHQIEGLFVDKGVTMADLKGTLEVFAKRFFGEETRVRFRPHHFPFTEPSAEVDISCIFCGGKGCKTCKGEGWIEILGAGMVHRKVLANCDIDPDEYTGFAFGMGVERIALLKYEIEDIRLFYENDLRFLKQFR from the coding sequence TTGAACATTGACATCTCAAACTTAAAAGTTCAGTGTATGGGTGAAATAGCAAATGTTAAAAATTTAAAAGAACTTGAAGAGTTTCAAATAAAGTATTTAGGGAAAAAGGGTATTGTTAAAAATATGCTAAAAGAACTCTCCACCCTCCCTTCGGACAAGAGAGCACAAGCTGGAAGACAGTTGAATGAACTGAGAGACTTTATTGAATCCCAGATAAATGAGTTACGCAAAAAATTTGAGGAAGAGGAAAAACAAAAAAGAATACAAAAAGAGAGAATTGATGTTACAATACCAGGAAAAAGAGTGGAAGTAGGGGCAATTCATATCCTGTCGCAGGTACAAAAAGAGATTAGTGAGATATTTTTAAGCATGGGCTATGAGATTGCTGAGGGACCTGAGGTAGAGCTTGACTATTATAACTTTGAAGCTTTGAATATTCCTGCGGACCATCCAGCGCGTGACACTCAGGATACTTTTTATATCTCAGATGATGTTTTGCTAAGAACACATACATCACCAGTTCAGATTCGAGTTATGAAGAGCAAAAAGCCCCCAATTAAAATAATTTCACCTGGAAGAGTTTACAGATCTGATGAGGTTGATGCAACACATTCGCCTATTTTTCACCAGATAGAAGGACTTTTTGTGGACAAAGGGGTTACAATGGCTGATTTGAAAGGAACGCTTGAGGTTTTTGCAAAGAGGTTTTTTGGTGAAGAAACAAGAGTAAGGTTCAGACCTCATCATTTTCCGTTTACCGAACCATCTGCTGAGGTTGATATCTCATGTATATTTTGTGGGGGAAAAGGGTGTAAGACTTGCAAAGGAGAAGGGTGGATTGAAATCTTAGGTGCAGGAATGGTACACAGAAAGGTTTTGGCAAATTGCGACATTGACCCAGATGAATACACAGGGTTTGCATTTGGTATGGGTGTTGAAAGGATAGCGCTGTTGAAATATGAGATTGAGGATATTAGACTTTTTTATGAAAATGACCTGAGATTTTTGAAACAATTTAGATAA
- a CDS encoding D-alanyl-D-alanine carboxypeptidase family protein, with protein MSKKIKFSVLLVIVSLRILSYSNECYAGLKCDIQVTAKSAIAIEWITGKILFEKNKDLKLPMASTTKIMTAILAIENCDLNKEIEIPAQAIGVPGSSIYLEKGERLKIIELLYGLMLASGNDAAAALAISVCGDVKKFVNLMNKKAKELGLENTMFSSPHGLEEGEHYTTAHDLARLTAYAMKNQTFREIVSTTQKEIRWTTRPYSRVLKNKNKMLKSYQGAEGVKTGFTKRAGRCLVTSACRDDFRVICVVLNAPDMWNDTKKILDFAYQNYKILKIARGEIGYLRVKDSKENWIKLGITEQNIFVLTKDQYPGLNVVISKKVSAPVKKYTEVGKLEIKYDHQTYSVPIATLQGCQRKTFWDKLKERFFGQKASQK; from the coding sequence ATGTCCAAGAAAATCAAGTTTTCTGTTCTATTGGTTATAGTAAGTTTAAGGATTTTAAGCTATTCTAATGAATGCTATGCAGGTTTGAAATGTGACATTCAAGTCACTGCAAAATCGGCAATAGCAATAGAATGGATTACAGGCAAAATTTTATTTGAGAAAAACAAAGATTTAAAGCTCCCTATGGCAAGTACTACTAAAATAATGACAGCGATACTGGCGATAGAAAATTGCGACCTCAACAAGGAGATTGAAATTCCTGCTCAAGCTATTGGTGTTCCTGGCTCGTCGATTTATTTAGAAAAAGGTGAAAGGCTTAAAATAATTGAGCTTTTATATGGACTTATGCTTGCCTCTGGCAACGACGCTGCGGCTGCTTTGGCAATTAGCGTTTGCGGAGATGTTAAAAAGTTTGTTAATTTAATGAACAAAAAAGCAAAAGAGCTTGGACTTGAGAATACTATGTTTTCCTCCCCACACGGGCTTGAAGAAGGAGAACATTACACTACCGCACATGATTTAGCACGTCTTACTGCTTATGCCATGAAAAATCAGACATTTAGAGAAATTGTAAGCACAACTCAAAAGGAAATAAGGTGGACAACAAGACCATATAGTAGAGTTTTAAAAAATAAAAACAAGATGCTAAAATCTTATCAAGGTGCAGAAGGTGTTAAGACAGGGTTTACTAAAAGAGCCGGCAGATGTCTTGTCACCTCTGCTTGCCGAGATGATTTTAGGGTTATTTGTGTTGTGCTCAACGCACCTGATATGTGGAATGATACTAAAAAAATTCTTGATTTTGCATATCAAAATTACAAAATTCTCAAAATTGCCAGAGGAGAGATTGGTTATTTGAGAGTAAAAGATTCAAAGGAGAATTGGATAAAATTGGGGATAACAGAACAAAATATTTTTGTTTTGACAAAGGACCAGTATCCAGGTCTCAATGTTGTGATTTCAAAGAAGGTTTCAGCACCAGTTAAAAAGTATACAGAGGTAGGGAAGCTTGAGATAAAATATGACCATCAAACCTACTCAGTTCCTATTGCGACTCTTCAAGGATGTCAGAGAAAAACCTTTTGGGACAAGTTAAAAGAGAGGTTTTTCGGGCAGAAAGCCTCTCAAAAATAA